The region TTTAACGCGGTTTTCTTGTTACCTACAAAAAATTCTATTAaagtttaagaaaaaataaaactatttatatTTCTGGTCTATTGGGAAATCTGATTAAAAGTTTGCAATATACTtgggaaaaatatattttttatttataattatattataattgtataattaaaatattgcatatttaaaagttaacaaatattaaaaacttacTTGAAATTTTAGTAAAATAAATGATGTCAGGGATTACAACACATATTTCACTATTTGGCAATTGAAAACTTTCAGCTTGAATAAAATTCGCCTCTTTTATTTAAAGGCAACGTAGAAAGCTTTTTCTTGCAATTGCTTATCTttgtgaaataaataaatgcattagTCAGATTCGAAGCAAAGTAGATAAGAACTATTTTGTTGAGTATGGTTAGGAAATATATTTTGCTAATGTTAGGTTTTGAAAATGTTCggcctaaaaataaatttttaagtttttagtaACATGATGCattaatttgtaaatataacgattttatttttattatttatttaatttaaaaagctTATTGTGACTGGACTATTTAGCCTTTTCCTTGTAAAACAGCTGGTCACACTAGACGAATAGATGAGAAGGCGACGTggcgaaagaaagaaaagtcaaaagcaaaagcaaaatcGTTTGTCAACCGGTCCGGTCGTTCACAGTGTAGTAGACGGCTGAGAGAAGCTAGTTTAGTTTTATTTGATAGCGTTTTAAACGAATCTGAAAATATAGCAATATGTTGCGCCTGTCAGCAGCTGTGCTCCTTCTTGGCTTTATCTCCATCGCATCCGGCGCCGAGCAGGACGTTCTGGAACTGGGCGACGACGACTTCTCCTCCACTTTGAAGCAGCATGAGACCACCTTGGTTATGTTCTATGCCCCCTGGTAAGTCTATCTGGGATTATATGGGTGGTGCGGGGCGTGGCATTGCGTGTGAAATTGGATAATCAGCTTGTTGCGTctgcattttaattgaatttcgcTGCCGCCGCAGTAGCCGGCACTTGGCCTACAATCGAACCTAAAGTACACGTCAGCGTTACCCGGCAATGAAGAAAAACCGTAAAGAGATGACTTGCGAGTGTTGGTGTCGGCCATTTTAACGATTTGTGCGCCCAGAAGTTAAAAATTAACAGAAAACACCGGCCCATGAtgaaatattttgataaattaACCATTTTTCCCATAGCGAATGGAGCGAACCCTTTGTTTCGATTCGTAGCCAGCACCAATTTTAGTTAATATCTCTACTAAATTGAGCGGAACAATTAAACTTATTCCAATCCAATGCGCCGCATCTAGTCTATAATTGAAGTTTAAATAGTAAAGCCCACTAATATGATTTCCATCAAATATTGATGTGGAAAAATAAACACGTACCCCAACCCCATCCGGCGCAGTATTTGTTGCCCATTCATTAGCGGgggaaacaaagaaaaaaaacccacTTGGCACTTGAGCAATGAACTTGCTATGCAAATAAGTGGTGCTTGTGGCTTGCCGGCCGGCGAGCCTACGCTCTGTTGTTGGGGGAATTATAATCCCCATACGGCATATACAATACCTTATCAGCGCACAACATAAGTAGTTTTAATTAGAATTGGCTCTTAATGGTGGGGAGAACGATAAGAACTATGGTATGTCCCGTCCCGCACCCAACTTTAATTACAAGCCAGCTAGTTGAGTTAAATTTCGGGAACTTGTCTCTCCGCTGTCTTGATAAGAAATGAAGAATTACTTTGTTGTGTATCCCCGAAAGTTATACATGACGTGGTCTTAATGAAATCTTATTTCTTTAACTTTAGGTGCGGCCACTGCAAGCGCTTGAAGCCCGAATACGCCAAGGCGGCTGAGCTCGTCAAGGACGACGATCCGCCAATCAAGCTAGCCAAGGTCGATTGTACAGAGGCCGGCAAGGAGACTTGCAGCAAGTACTCGGTCAGCGGCTACCCCACACTGAAGATCTTCCGTCAGGATGAGGTCTCGCAGGACTACAATGGACCGCGCGAAGCCAACGGCATTGCCAAGTACATGCGCGCTCAGGTGGGACCGGCCTCCAAGCAACTGAAATCCGTTGCCGAGCTGGCCAAGTTCCTGGACACCAAGGACACTACTCTGTTCGGTTACTTCAGTGATGTTGACTCCAAGCTGGCCAAGGTGTTCCTGAAGTTCGCCGACAAGAACCGTGAGAAGTACCGCTTCGGACACTCCAGCGATGCCGATATCCTGGCCAAGCAGGGCGAAACGTAAGTGGGAGGACGAACTCAAGACTTTTTccatgtttatatatattttataagtgTTAATAAATCGCGTTAAGTAATGCTTCTGTTACCAAAACTAGACAAAAGCCATAATTGGGAGAAaggttttaaaacaaaataataatatcttGAAAGAATATTTAATCGTTAGAGTAGCCAGATATCTTTGTAAGAGCTCTAGTTTTGTATTAGTAATAAAATTCTTTGGTTTTTATCTTTTTCCCTCACAGCGATAAGATTGTGCTGATCCGTGCCCCCCACTTGAGCAACAAATTCGAAAGCTCCACCCTCAAGTTCGAAGGCAGTTCCGAGTCCGAGCTGATCACCTTCCTCAAGGAGAACTAGTAAGTCGACTTGTTGACCCTTCCTTCCACCGAATATTTCTAAATTCCGAAATCTTTTATAGCCATGGTTTGGTGGGCCACCGCACCCAGGACACAGCCCGCGACTTCCAGAACCCCTTGATCACCGCTTACTACAGCGTCGATTACCAGAAGAACCCCAAGGGAACCAACTACTGGCGCAACCGTGTTCTCAAGGTGGCCAAGGAGTTTGCCGGACAGATCAACTTTGCCATCGCCTCCAAGGACGACTTCCAGCATGAGTTGAACGAGTACGGTTACGATTTCGTCGGTGACAAGCCCGTGATTCTGGCCCGCGACGAGAAGAATCTCAAGTACGCCCTGAAGGAGGAGTTCTCCGTGGAGAACCTGCAGGACTTTGTGGAGAAGTTGCTGGCCAACGAGCTGGAACCCTACATCAAGAGCGAGCCCATTCCAGAGTCCAACGACGCTCCCGTTAAAGTTGCCGTTGCCAAGAACTTTGATGATCTTGTGATCAACAATGGCAAGGACACTCTGATCGAGTTCTACGCCCCGTGGTGCGGACACTGCAAGAAGCTGACCCCCATCTATGATGAGCTGGCAGAGAAACTGAAGGACGAGGATGTGTCTATCGTGAAGATGGATGCCACTGCCAACGACGTGCCGCCAGAGTTCAATGTGCGCGGCTTCCCCACTCTCTTCTGGCTGCCCAAGGACTCGAAGAACAAGCCCGTGAGCTACAACGGCGGTCGGGAGCTGGATGATTTCATCAAGTACATCGCCAAGGAGGCTACCACAGAACTGAATGGCTTTGACCGCAGCGGCAAGCCCAAGAAGACCGAGCTGTAATCTGTAGTCTATAATGTGTATCCCGGGGGCAGTACATCCTGGACGCCAACTAGCATTtccatatttttgtaaaatcgAATGCATTCTCTAAAATACTTCAgcaaaattgtattaaattatttaatagtGATGAGCGAATGAAAACAAATTGATGTGTCGCAATAAAATGAAATCTTTTAATTActcaataattatttttcttttgattttcacTTTTGGTTCTCTCTTCGTTCAAGTCCTCCCAATGCTCATCCAGCATTATGCGGAACCAGTCCGCGACGAAGGTGTACTGGTTGCGGCCTTCGAAAGCCCTTTGGGCCACCTTACCGGTCTTGGCATCGTATTCAAAGGTGTATACGGTGCTGGGGTTGTCGACGTGGACCATCACATTGGAAATGCAATTTAATAAACGTGCCATAAAGTTGCAACAATAAAAAGCCGCAATAGGATCctgaaaacaaaaagttttgTATAGTTGGAATGAAATGGAGGAAGTTTAACCATAAACTAAAAATGACTAAATGAGCCttcaaaattgaattttttgaatatttatctataaaaaaacacaagtgCTTCTACACGTATTTGTTTAGGTGCTAAAACGCAGcacaaacattaaaaaaaaacttgtattTGCTTATCAGATTAATCATCCTCGCAAATAGTCTGTTTATGGTAAGACTTCGGCCTAAAGGGTTAATGAAACTTTAAGGGGTTACTAACCAATTCTTTGCACATTTCACCAGCCCCTGTCCTCTTAATAGTACTGACAAAGGCGTTTTCATCCCGATGAGCTATATACATGTTGTCCAACTTCAACAAATATGAATCAATCCACCATTTGATGGCATCGGTGCGATTGTGGTGCGCCCACTCGTTGCGGTTCATACTGTCCTGCCGGAGTTTGAGGTCCGTCCATTCAATGGCTGAAACACTGTAGAAAATTGATGAATAATATGGGAAAAATGTCGTACTACTTATTGTTACTCACTAttgatttggttttatttcGGCCAACACCGGGGAGTCAAATATTATGGTCTGGTCGTTTAAAGTTAAAGTAAACGCTGCGTTGAATCGGTTATTTTCGTCGGACATATCTCTAGAACAAGGCTGTCTCTGTCCGTTATCTAAAGTAGACCAAAATCGGTTTTATTATTCTCAGTGGAGGTTGCTATTTAAGGCGAAGGCTGCGAAGGAAGGCACGTACCGGACAGAACCTGCATGCGAAGATTTCTAATCCAGTTCGCCTTCATAACACGTTCAAGATTATCTTGGTCAAAGTTATCGGGTTCGCATTTTTCCAAAACGCAGAGGTAGAGGGTGCCTCTGAATCGCGTAGCTCCCAGCGTCCATCCGTATTTGTTCTCGAAGGGCGCAAACATTATAAGCTCCAGCACCTCCTTGGGGCAAACGAAAGCCGCGTTTACCACCACGCGCATATCAACCACTTTCAGCAAACTGGACCGCATGCTCTCAATAAACAATAGCGTGTTGTCGATCGTTTCCTGTGGCGGCTTTATGGGTACGACTTGGCGCTCCTGGTTGCGAAGAGGTAGTGGAAACCTCTTGGGAGGTGGGATAGCTATGTAGCGCATCCGATCATTGTTATTCTCAAAGCTTCCGAAAGGGGAAATGGAGTAGGAGCCGATGCATTTGGGACTGGTCACATTAGGAAAAGTCTTTTTATCCTCCTCCGGAAAACTATGAGCGTCAATATTGGTCAAGATGGTAGGATTCATCTTGTTAAGACTTGTTAAGATGTTAAGACTTTGTTGATGTTCGTCAGTTCGCGGAAAAGGAACGCGCGTCGTTTTAAAAATCGTTTGACATTTATCGGCTCACTGTACCGGCTCTTTTTGAGCAGGGCTGCCACGTTGGCCAATGCCGGCACCTGTGGCAACGCTGTCTGCGCACATGTTTAAATTCGCGTGTTTTGGTTTTGCTCTTCATTCCCTGATACTTCTACGGCAATTAAAAGAGGGCGGACAAAAAGACAATTGACTAAAATCACAATATTTAGTTGGCCGGTTAGCGAGAAGATGGAGGTAAACGCTAGCCAGGTACGGTTTGGCGTACAGCGATTGTTAAGGCTAACCGAAAATGAGACCTCTGACAACGTGTTCGCCGAGAGTCTACAGAAGTTCATTAAAAAGCAGGTGGGTGCTGATTGGACTTGAAACTGTCTATGAACTGGATCTTCTTAAACATTTTACATTTGTTGCAGAAATATGTGCCCCAGGATGTGGAACGCCTATTTCGGTCGCTCAGCGAGCAACTACCTGTGGCGGACTACACGATTCCCATAGCCATTAGCTTTGAAGAGCACTTGCTTCTACTGCTCTCAATGGCTCTACGCTGGGACCCTGCATCTCAAAACTTACAACAGTATCAAATGCAATGTGCAGCCTTAGCCAAGCTTGTGAATTTCTCCGTGGATGCCCAGCGGTAAGTTTTCAAACAAAACAACGATGTCAGgccttaaaaatgtctattTTGTGTAGATTTGCCAAGAGCTACTTCCACAAGAAGCCTGCTCCCTTCGAGAAACCTCAAAGCAATGGCACTGCACCAACAAAGAAGCTACGGAATGGGGACAGTAGCCGAACACtggaggatttggacattatCCGCTGTTGCTACCAGTTGCTTCAAAGCGATACAGCCTATTTCCGGGAGTTATGGGACTGGTCCACTTTCATATCCACCTCTGCCAACTCAACTCCTAAATGTCCATTGTCACAGCTGTATTCCAACCACATCATGGCGATGCTTACCAACATGAGCGCCCCACAGCTCAGTGCCTTAAACGCGAAAGTACCTACACAAACTCTGCTGGATTTCGATCGTGAACGCGTCCAGGCATGGAATGAGCCCCATTTGACCTATAACCCGGATGTCTCCGATCAAGTACTGACCCTGCAGTTAACGGGCCTCAATCAGGCTGTGACCAACATCGATGGCGTTTTGCTGCCAACTTTTAACAAGGAGAATCAGGAATTCTATGCCAGTACAGATGGCTGCTACGACCGCATTGTGAAGGTAGACTCCACTGTGGTGAATCTGAAAAGCATTGCCTTGGGTGTGGCTGCCGCCAAACCCATTTGCCTATCCGGACCGGTGGGATGTGGGAAAACGACACTGATAGAGTACTTGGCGCGCAAAACTGGACGCATCTGTCCGAAGCCAAAGGAAGTGGAGAACAGGCAAAAGGCACTGAAACAGgctgaggaggaggagcagctgtTGACACTCAAGACCAAGCCAAAGAAGAAACCAAAACAGACCGGCGAAAAGCGAAAGCTGGACGATGTGCCAATCGAAGAACTGCTTGATCTAAGCGAGACGACTCAAAAGAATGGTTTCCTGCGGATTCAGTTGGGAGATCAGACGGATAGCAAGATGCTGCTGGGACAGTATCGCTGTACGGATGTGCCCGGCGAATTCGTGTGGCTGCCAGGAGTGTTGACTCAGGTGAGTCTTCCATTTCAAGTTCACTTTCAAGTTCGTTCTAAAGTATAAATGTTTTTAGGCCGTCATGAATGGTTACTGGCTGTTGCTCGAGGACCTGGATGCAGCCACTCAGGACACCTACACTATACTAAGTAGTCTGT is a window of Drosophila bipectinata strain 14024-0381.07 chromosome 2R, DbipHiC1v2, whole genome shotgun sequence DNA encoding:
- the ERp60 gene encoding protein disulfide-isomerase A3, translating into MLRLSAAVLLLGFISIASGAEQDVLELGDDDFSSTLKQHETTLVMFYAPWCGHCKRLKPEYAKAAELVKDDDPPIKLAKVDCTEAGKETCSKYSVSGYPTLKIFRQDEVSQDYNGPREANGIAKYMRAQVGPASKQLKSVAELAKFLDTKDTTLFGYFSDVDSKLAKVFLKFADKNREKYRFGHSSDADILAKQGETDKIVLIRAPHLSNKFESSTLKFEGSSESELITFLKENYHGLVGHRTQDTARDFQNPLITAYYSVDYQKNPKGTNYWRNRVLKVAKEFAGQINFAIASKDDFQHELNEYGYDFVGDKPVILARDEKNLKYALKEEFSVENLQDFVEKLLANELEPYIKSEPIPESNDAPVKVAVAKNFDDLVINNGKDTLIEFYAPWCGHCKKLTPIYDELAEKLKDEDVSIVKMDATANDVPPEFNVRGFPTLFWLPKDSKNKPVSYNGGRELDDFIKYIAKEATTELNGFDRSGKPKKTEL
- the cuff gene encoding protein cutoff, translating into MNPTILTNIDAHSFPEEDKKTFPNVTSPKCIGSYSISPFGSFENNNDRMRYIAIPPPKRFPLPLRNQERQVVPIKPPQETIDNTLLFIESMRSSLLKVVDMRVVVNAAFVCPKEVLELIMFAPFENKYGWTLGATRFRGTLYLCVLEKCEPDNFDQDNLERVMKANWIRNLRMQVLSDNGQRQPCSRDMSDENNRFNAAFTLTLNDQTIIFDSPVLAEIKPNQYVSAIEWTDLKLRQDSMNRNEWAHHNRTDAIKWWIDSYLLKLDNMYIAHRDENAFVSTIKRTGAGEMCKELDPIAAFYCCNFMARLLNCISNVMVHVDNPSTVYTFEYDAKTGKVAQRAFEGRNQYTFVADWFRIMLDEHWEDLNEERTKSENQKKNNY